The Polyangiaceae bacterium genome includes a region encoding these proteins:
- the pap gene encoding polyphosphate:AMP phosphotransferase — MFETAELGRTLDKEEFSERARALRIALLSVQQELSAADFPVLIVLGGVDGAGKGESMNRLFEWMDARGLVSYATDEPTQDERERPEYWRYWMALPPKGRIGIFLGGWYAPALEEKISARVSDDHFDAALRRASTFEKNLADDGALIIKLWLHISKKVQKKRFEKLEDNPDTSWRVTKQDWKRHERYDDIRKSCEHMIRETSTGEASWTVIESGDARFRDIAVAEHVLDRIRERLKNPLPSSQGRPASTDLPDPHTILDSLDLSKKIDDKSYERELEQLQGRMNRLSRKVQKRQRGVLMLFEGWDAAGKGGAIRRITGALDARAYRVIPIAAPTDEERAHHYLWRFWRHLPRLGKFTIYDRSWYGRVLVERVEGFASERAWMRAYKEINDFEEQLVEKGIIVLKYWMHISRDEQLRRFQEREREAYKQYKIGPDDYRNRAKTNAYEGAANDMIERTSTEYAPWILIEAEDKRLARIKVLREACAHIESAL, encoded by the coding sequence ATGTTCGAAACCGCGGAGCTCGGGCGCACGCTGGACAAGGAAGAGTTCTCGGAGCGCGCGCGCGCACTGCGCATCGCGCTCCTGTCGGTCCAGCAGGAGCTCTCGGCTGCGGACTTCCCCGTGCTCATCGTGCTCGGCGGCGTGGACGGCGCGGGCAAAGGCGAGTCGATGAACCGGCTCTTCGAGTGGATGGATGCTCGCGGGCTCGTCAGCTACGCGACGGACGAGCCCACGCAGGACGAGCGCGAGCGCCCCGAGTACTGGCGCTACTGGATGGCGCTGCCGCCCAAGGGTCGCATCGGGATCTTCCTCGGAGGGTGGTACGCGCCGGCGCTGGAAGAGAAGATCTCCGCACGCGTCAGCGACGACCATTTCGACGCCGCGTTGCGCCGCGCGAGCACGTTCGAGAAGAACCTGGCTGACGACGGCGCGCTCATCATCAAGCTCTGGCTCCACATCAGCAAGAAGGTCCAGAAGAAGCGCTTCGAAAAGCTCGAAGACAACCCGGACACCAGCTGGCGAGTGACCAAGCAGGACTGGAAGCGCCACGAACGCTACGACGACATCCGCAAGAGCTGCGAGCACATGATCCGCGAGACCAGCACCGGGGAGGCGTCCTGGACCGTGATCGAGAGCGGCGACGCACGCTTCCGGGACATCGCCGTCGCCGAGCACGTCCTCGACCGCATCCGCGAGCGCCTGAAGAACCCCCTACCTTCGTCCCAAGGGCGGCCCGCCTCCACCGACCTGCCGGACCCCCACACCATCCTCGACTCCCTGGATCTGTCCAAGAAGATCGACGACAAGAGCTACGAGCGCGAGCTCGAGCAGCTGCAAGGCCGCATGAACCGCCTGTCGCGGAAGGTGCAGAAGCGCCAGCGCGGCGTGCTCATGCTGTTCGAGGGCTGGGACGCCGCCGGCAAGGGCGGCGCGATCCGGCGCATCACCGGCGCGCTGGACGCGCGGGCCTACCGCGTCATCCCCATCGCCGCGCCCACCGACGAGGAGCGCGCCCACCACTATCTGTGGCGGTTCTGGCGTCACCTCCCGCGCCTGGGCAAGTTCACCATCTACGATCGCAGCTGGTACGGGCGCGTGCTCGTCGAACGCGTTGAAGGCTTCGCCAGCGAACGGGCCTGGATGCGTGCGTACAAGGAGATCAACGACTTCGAGGAGCAGCTCGTCGAAAAGGGCATCATCGTGCTCAAGTACTGGATGCACATCAGCCGCGACGAACAACTCCGGCGCTTCCAGGAGCGCGAGCGCGAGGCATACAAGCAGTACAAGATCGGGCCCGACGACTACCGCAACCGAGCCAAGACCAACGCCTACGAAGGCGCCGCGAACGACATGATCGAGCGCACCAGCACCGAGTACGCGCCGTGGATCCTGATCGAGGCGGAGGACAAGCGCCTGGCACGCATCAAGGTGCTGCGCGAGGCCTGCGCGCACATCGAAAGCGCGCTCTAG